The Yersinia entomophaga nucleotide sequence TGAACGCTTTTGGCCTGAAAGCGCGCCTGCAAGGCGATCTGAAAATGGTTCAGGATCAGCGCGGTTTGGGGTTAAACGGCCAAATTAATATTCCGTCCGGTAGTTTCCGTGCCTATGGGCAGGATCTGATCGTGCGGAAAGGCCTGCTGTTGTTCTCCGGGCCGCCGGATCAACCGCTGCTGAATATTGAAGCGATTCGTAACCCAGATTCTACCGAAGATGGCGTCACCGCTGGGGTTCGGGTTACTGGGCTGGCAGATGCGCCGCAGCTTGAGGTGTTCTCCGATCCGGTCAAATCTCAGCAAGAGGCTTTGTCATACTTACTGCGCGGCCAGGGTCTGAGCAGTTCTGGCACCGATAGCAGCATGATGACCTCAATGCTCATCGGCATGGGGGTGGCGCAGAGCGGCAAGCTGGTGGGGCAAATCGGTGAGGCGTTCGGCGTAAGCGATCTGGCGTTGGATACTCAGGGCGTAGGAGATAGTTCGCAAGTGGTCGTTAGCGGATATGTCACCAAAGACCTACAGGTAAAATATGGTGTCGGTATATTTGACTCATTGGCGACGTTAACATTACGCTATCGATTGATGCCCAGGTTGTATCTGGAGGCGGTGTCTGGTATTAATCAGGCATTAGATGTGCTCTATCAGTTTGAGTTTTAATGATGCGAATTATTGTCTACGGTAGTTTACGGCGCAAACAAGGTAACAGTCACTGGATGACTGACGCTCAGCTTTTGGGTGAATATGACCTTGATGGGTATGAAATGTACAATTTGGGCCATTATCCCGCGGTCATTCCCGGTGAAGGTCAGGTGCATTGCGAGGTTTATCGGATAAACTCAGCCATCATGACCGAGCTGGATGAACTGAAGAGTAATACCAAAGATTATAAGCGTGAGCTAATTCAAACGCCTTTTGGCAGCGCCTGGATTTATCTCTATCGCCTGAGTGTTGCAGGATTGCCGCGGATTCGAAGCGGTGACTGGCTCAAACGCCACGAAGAACACGAAGAAAAGTGATTTGAAAGTAAAAAAACACCGCTCATTGAGCGGTGTTTTTTTATGGGGCAGCGGCAAGAATTACTTCTTGGCCGCGCGCTCGAAAGAAGCAACGATTTCAGCTTTCGCTGCTGCTGCATCTTCCCAACCGTCAACTTTAACCCATTTGCCGGTTTCCAGATCTTTGTAGTGTTCAAAGAAGTGTTTGATCTGCGCTTTCAGCAGCTCTGGCAGATCTTGCACGTCTTTAACGTGATCGTATTCTTTAGTCAGTTTGCTGTGCGGAACGGCAACCAGCTTGGCATCTTCGCCCGCTTCGTCAGTCATTTTCAACACACCAACTGGACGGCAACGAACCACTGAACCCGGCTGTAATGGGTAAGGCGTTGGAACCAGAACGTCAACCGGGTCACCGTCTAAAGACAGGGTGTTGTTGATGTAGCCGTAGTTGCACGGGTAGAACATGGCGGTAGACATGAAACGGTCAACGAACAGAGAACCGGTTTCTTTGTCGATTTCGTATTTAATTGGATCGGCGTTAGCTGGGATTTCGATCACAACGTAAATATCTTCTGGCAGGTCTTTACCTGCTGGTACTAAGTTCAAGCTCATGTCGGTTTCCTTTTATCAAACCAGAAATGGAGTGCCGGCTATTATAGCCAACTCTTTTCTTAATTCCCGTCCTTTTCACATCTGGATAATGGAGGTATTAGCTAAATTTGGCTGAACAAGCCGCGTAGAAATCTCGTCATTGCCTAATCGTATCTATTTTCACCTGTTTTACTCGCCATAGCTCAAGAAGGTATCGGGTACGCCGATAACTTATCTAAATAATATGCCTGCTCACTTTTAGTTAACGCTTTGTAATCTTCATTCTTCGCAGATAACCGGGAAAAAAAGATGTTAAAAAAGATTACCGTAAAGACCGGGTTGATCGCCCAGTTGAGTTTGATGTCGTTGATTTTATTAGTTGTTAGCGTAATTGGTATCAACTCCATTCACGAAAGCTCTAATTCTTTGCGGATCATTAATCAGATTCAGGGAGAGGAGCTGGGGGCGTTATCCAATAGTTTTAATGCGACGTTAAGTGCCAGAGCCGCGGCTGCCTTGGCTGTCAGGCAAATGGAAATCGGCCTGATTGATGAATCCCAGAAAACGGCCAACAAAATTGAAGCCGATTTGGCCCAATCTCAGCAGGAAATGAAGCGCTTTATTGCGGCGGTCACTGCCAGAGGGGAAGGGGAAGACCTGGCGAATAATATTCAAAAAAGTTATAAATTCTATCTCGAGCAAGGCGTGTTTCCGATGCTGGAAGCGATCAAAGCAGGTAAGGCGGACGATTACTATGAAGCGCTGGAAAACCGGATTTCCAGCATCAGCGGTGCTTTCGATGGAGATGTGCAGCAATTCCGCTCTTATGCGCTGAATGCAGGCCAGCAGCAAATTGAGCAAGCCAATAGCGCGGCACACATTAAAGTTGCCATTATTGTCGCTTCGGGGCTGATAACTTTATTTTCCGCGATAGTTGCCTGGTTTGCTTTGCAAATTATTATTCTGCGTCCGTTGGAGCAGTCTATTCATCAATTGGAGTTTATTGCGGCCGGAGATCTGACCCATAGTATTAATGGCGAAGGTAAAACCGAACTGGCGCGCTTGGCCATGGCTTTACAGGCCATGCAGCAATCGCTGGTGGCTTCAGTGAGCCATGTCCGGGATGTTGGCGGTCAGATTGGTATCGGATCGCGGGAGTTAGCCGCAGGTAATATCCATCTCGCGCAAAGAACCGAAGAATCAGCCGCTTCGCTGGAACAAACTGCCGCCAGCATGGAGCAACTGACTTCTACGGTGAAAATGAACGCGGAGAATTCAGATCAAGCAAACCGTTTGGCTGTGAGCGTCTCTGAGATCGCTAATCAGGGGAGTTCGGTGGTTAATCATGTGATGGATAAAATGCAGGCGATCACCACCAGTTCGCGAAGGATTTCCGATATTATCAGCGTGATGGATAGCATAGCGTTTCAGACTAATATTCTGGCGCTGAATGCGGCGGTGGAAGCGGCCCGCGCCGGAGAACAGGGACGAGGTTTTGCCGTCGTCGCCGGTGAAGTCCGTAATCTGGCTCAGCGAAGCGCCCAGTCAGCCAAAGAAATCAAAGGGTTGATTGTAGAATCGCAAAGTCGGGTACGGGAAGGGGCTGATATGGCTGAGTCCGCTGGTAAAACCATGAATGATATTGCCCGCGAGGTAAGCCGGGTAACGGCATTAATGAAAGAAATATCCGCTGCGTCCCATGAGCAAAGCTCTGGTATTGAGCAGGTTAATCTGGCGATTACGCAAATGGATCAGGTAGCGCAGCAGAACGCAGCGTTGGTTGAACAGGCAGCGGCGGCAACGCGCTCGCTAGAAGAGCAGGCGGATGCGCTTGCTGCCAGCATGGCGGTGTTTAAGCTGCAGCCGGATGAAGAAACCGTGGCAGCATAAAAAACAGCGGCCGTAGCCGCTGCTTGATTCGATCTATATGGAATAATAATTAATCTGGGAACTGAGCGATAAAACGCTCTGCATCTTCCACCATAGATTTGGTACCGACGAAGAATGGCGCACGTTGATGCAGCTTCTCCGGCACGATATCCAGAATACGATTCACACCATCGGTGGCTTTACCGCCGGCTTGTTCAGCCAGGAATGCCATTGGGTTGCATTCGTACAGCAAACGCAGTTTCCCTTGCGGATGGCTGGCGGTACTTGGATAAATATAGATGCCGCCTTTCAACAGGTTACGGTGGAAGTCTGCGACCAGAGAACCAATATAGCGAGAAGTATAAGGACGCTGGGTTGCATCATCCTGCTCCTGACAATACTTGATGTATTTCTTCACGCCCTGAGGGAATTTGATGTAGTTCCCTTCGTTGATTGAATACATGCAACCGGTTGCTGGATAGCGAACTTTCTCATGGGATAAACAGAAAACACCCAGCGATGGGTCGTAGGTAAATCCGTGAACGCCGTAACCGGTAGTGTAGACCAGCATGGTGGATGAACCGTAGACCACGTAGCCTGCCGCAACCTGAGCGCTGCCCGGCTGAAGGAAATCTTTTTCTGTGACGGGTTCGCCGATTGGCGTAATGCGACGATAGATAGAGAAAATAGTACCGACCGAGACATTCACATCAATATTAGAAGAGCCGTCTAATGGGTCCATCAGAACCACATATTTGGCGTTCTCTGCTCTCTCACCTTCGAAAATAACGATGTCATCTTCTTCTTCAGACGCGATACCCGCAACTTCGCCACGCGCTTTAAGAGCGGCTTTCAGCTTCTCATTGGCATACAAATCCAATTTCATCTGAACTTCACCCTGCACATTTTCAGCGCCGCTGGTACCGAGAATATCGACCAGACCTGCTTTATTGATGTCGCGGTGAATGATTTTAGCGCCTAACTTGATAGCTGACAGTAATGCAGTTAATTCGCCTGTGGCGTGAGAGAAGTCTTGCTGTTTCTCGACGATAAATTCGCCTAACGTTTTCATGACACAATCCCTGAATCTACGGTTGAACATCGAATTACTAACAAACCACTTACAATATGCTCGCAGTGTAGCCCAAAGCTAAGATTGATTCATAGGCAATTCCATTTCTTCTCTCGGATTCTGAGCGGTAGAATAGCCGCAAACTCGATGCAATCAGACGGAAACATTTATGCGCATTCATATTCTTGGTATTTGCGGCACGTTTATGGGGGGGCTGGCAATGCTGGCGCGCTCATTGGGGCATGAGGTCACTGGGGCCGACGCTAACGTTTATCCACCGATGAGTACCTTGTTAGAGAACCAAGGGATCAGTTTGATCCAGGGATACGATCCGGCTCAGCTCGATCCTGCACCGGATCTGGTGATCATCGGTAATGCGATGACTCGCGGCAATCCTTGTGTCGAAGCAGTTTTAGAACGCGGTATTCCTTACGTTTCTGGCCCGCAGTGGCTCCACGATCAGGTTCTGCCTGAGCGCTGGGTTATTGCGGTCGCAGGCACTCACGGTAAAACCACCACCGCCGGTATGGTGACCTGGATTCTGGAAGCCTGTGGCTATGAGCCAGGCTTTGTGATTGGCGGTGTACCGGGTAATTTTGACGTTTCTGCCCGTTTAGGTAACAGCCCATTCTTTGTGATCGAAGCCGACGAATATGACTGCGCCTTCTTCGATAAACGTTCCAAATTCGTTCATTACAGCCCACGCACGCTGATCATGAACAATCTGGAATTCGATCACGCAGATATCTTTGACGATCTTAAAGCGATCCAGAAGCAGTTCCATCATCTGGTGCGTTTGGTGCCCGGGAAAGGCAAGATCATCCTGCCAGATAACGACAACCACCTGAAACAGGTGATGGCGATGGGGTGCTGGAGTGAGCAGGAATTTGTGGGCGAAACCGGCAGTTGGTCAGCGAAGAAAGTCACGGTCGATGCCAGCGCTTATCAGGTATTCCTGGATAATGAACTGGTTGGCGAAGTCAATTGGTCGCTGGTAGGTGAACACAATATGCATAACGGGCTGATGGCCATTGCTGCCGCTCGGCACGTCGGTGTACAGCCAGCCGACGCTTGCCGCGCTCTCGGTGATTTTATCAATGCTCGTCGCCGTCTTGAGCTACGTGGCGAAGCCAACGGCGTAACGGTTTATGATGATTTTGCTCATCATCCAACGGCCATTCTGGCTACTTTAGCTGCGCTGCGTGGCAAGGTTGGCGGGACAGCGCGGATTTTGGCGGTGCTGGAACCTCGCTCAAACACCATGAAAATGGGGCTGTGCAAAAATGAGCTGGCGCCGTCACTCGGCCGGGCTGATGAAGTCTTTCTGTTCCAGCCACAGCATATTCCGTGGCAGGTGGTGGAAGTGGCCGAAGCCTGTATTCAACCGGCTTCATGGAGTGCTGATATTGATACGCTGGTAGAAATGATCGCGAAAACCGCTCAGCCGGGCGATCACATTCTGGTCATGAGCAACGGTGGTTTCGGCGGAATCCATAGCAAACTGCTGGAAGCGCTGGAGAAAAAGGCGCATCAGCAGCTATTGAACTGATTTAGATAAAAAAAGCCCCCGAAAGGGGGCCAAAGGGTTCGCTGGATAGGACAGCGAGGGATTATCTAGCATTGCTCTTTCTTACTTTTTTCTTGCTCTTGCTCAATAGACTTATGTTCATCTGTTTATAGTTAAAAGATTATTGAGCAAGCTTGTCTGTTTGGGATTTGCCGCTTAAAACACCGTGCATTCGCCCTTATTTGTAAATCTTGGCTGTTGCATGCCAGCCATTTTCCTGACGCATTTCAATGATTTTATACGCTGTAGCGCCTTTGCTATCGGCTTTGTCGGCCAGTGCCTGAGTAATATCAGAAGGCGCGCCGGTGATGCCACTCACGCTGATGGTTCCCATATCGGTCAGGCTGTTAGTTTGAGCATTATTAACAGACTCGGCGGCTGAAGCGCCAAACGCGATAACGGAAAATAAGCCTAGTGCAGCGATGGTATTTTTGATTTTCATGATCTCTTCCTAAAAATAGCCAACAACCAGAAAGCATTATTATCGATTCTGCTACTTAGAGGCTGTTGTTTTGATTGTGTTTCTATTCTGACTGAATCTGGTAAGGCGATGCGCCAGGTCAGAATTTACTGGTAGATTTTTGCTGTAGCGTGGAAGTTGCCGTCTTCGCGAGCTTCGATAACCTGATAAGCCTTGGCGCCTTGTGCATCTGCTTTGTCAGACAGTGCCTGACGAATATCTGAAGGCGTCCCATTCACACCGCTAACAGTAATGGTGCCAACCGATTGTAAGTTAGCCGCTTGGCTTGCGTTGATTGAATCGGCTGCAAATACGCCAAATGACAGTGCAGAAAGAACGCTTAATGCTGCTACGGTAGTTTTAATGTTCATGTTATGGCCTCTTAATATTCTTTTATTAGTTTGCGTAAATGTGATTTACGTCACGAAATGAGTATACATCTAGTCACCCGAAACATTAATAGCGGGCTAATAATATTTAGCGTGACTTTAATGTGAGTTATTAGTTTTTAATAACCAAACGGAATAAAAATCGATCAAAAAATGAGTGATTGAGGCAAAAAAGTAGATATTTCAAATGAGTGGGTGTTTTTGACCAAAAGTGCGAAAATTTTAGCGTGTATTCGCTGTTTAATGAAAAAGGGTCATTTTCCGTGCCGGTTAGATGAGAAAATCCAGTGATATTCACTACATGCAGTATGCCTCTTGGGAAATAGCTCAGAGGCTAGTTATATCTATAGGATGATAACGAGCAAAAAAGCGAAGCTGCATGGCTTGGAAAGGATGGCTGATGCAAGGTAAAGGAAGATGACTAAGGGAATAGGCTGTCGCAGATCGAAGATGGCAAAGGGATTGAAATGCAGAGTATGTACTGTAAAAGGCCAATAGAACCTTGATTCTACTGGCCGCGATCTGATTGGCTGGGATTACAGCTCTTGGTCGAATAAACCTAAAATGGCGTCATGCAGCTGTTTAACACTAAAGCCTTTAGCTGGCGTGGTGAAAATTGTGTCATCTCCGGCAATGCTACCCAGGATGCCTTCGGCTTTCCCTAATGAATCTAGCAGGCGGGCGATAAGCTGAGCAGCACCAGGGCTGGTGTGAATCACCACGACAGAATCATTATAATCTACGTCGAGAACCAGATTTTTCAGCGGGCTGCTGGTCGTTGGAACTCCCAATTCTGCTGGCAGACAGTAAACCATCTCCATTTTCGCATTACGGGTTCTAACGGCACCAAACTTGGTCAGCATGCGTGATACTTTGGATTGGTTAATGTTTTCAAACCCTTCCTCCTGCAATGCCAAAACAATCTCGCCCTGAGAACTGAATTTTTCCTCTTTCAATAACGCTTTAAACGCTTTGATAAGGTCTTCTTGTTTTGCGGGATTTCGCATTTTTCACCTGGGGGAATGGAGAGTTAGGAAGCCAATTATGCATTTAAATGAATTTTTATTCAACATTAGCATGCGTAGGAAGTAATAAAAGCTCTTATATCAAAGCAGATGACAATTTAGCGTAAATATATCTCTAACTATTATGCCTAAGCTAAATGCATAGCAATCAAACAGTCGTGATAAAAATGTTATTAAAATGATGTTGTTCTGATGTTATGGAAGGGTGTAATGTAACCGCCGATTAACCTGTTGTGGATGCTTAAATTATTTTTAGAAGAATGTGCGCTATATCATTAATCGATAAGCGAATTACTCTAAAATAAGCCGACTTCACACCCGTTTTTAATGCGTGATCTCTCAATCTGACTGTTAATAGATTGTGTTTAAAATCGCAATAAACTAAGGTGCGTAAATAGATGAATTCACGGCAAATTTAAATTATATATAACAAGGAGTATAGGATGAAAGTTGCAGTTCTCGGTGCCGCTGGTGGTATCGGCCAGGCCCTCGCTCTTCTACTCAAGACTCAGCTTCCTTCAGGTTCAGACCTTTCTCTGTACGACATCGCTCCGGTTACTCCGGGTGTAGCTGTAGATCTGAGCCACATCCCTACGGCAGTCAATATTAAAGGTTTTAGCGGCGAAGACGCTACCCCAGCTCTGCAAGGCGCTGATGTAGTTCTGATTTCTGCCGGTGTAGCCCGTAAACCTGGCATGGATCGTTCGGATCTATTTAATGTTAACGCTGGGATCGTTCGTAATCTGGTTGAGCAAATCGCTCGTACTTGCCCAAAAGCATTGATCGGTATTATCACTAATCCAGTGAACACCACCGTAGCTATCGCGGCTGAAGTACTGAAAAAAGCTGGGGTATACGACAAGAACAAACTGTTTGGTATCACCACTCTGGATACCATTCGTTCAAACACCTTCGTTGCTGAATTGAAAGGCAAGCAGCCTCAGGATATCGAAGTGCCGGTTATTGGTGGTCACTCTGGCGTGACTATTCTGCCATTGCTGTCACAGATTCCTAGCGTGAGCTTCACCGAGCAGGAAGTTGCCGACCTGACCAAACGTATCCAGAATGCGGGTACTGAAGTCGTTGAAGCAAAAGCCGGTGGCGGGTCTGCAACGCTGTCTATGGGCCAGGCTGCTGCGCGTTTCGGTCTGTCTCTGGTTCGCGCTCTGCAAGGTGAAAGCGGCATTGTTGAATGTGCATATGTGGAAGGCGATGGCAAATATGCTCGCTTCTTCGCGCAGCCAATTCTGCTTGGAAAACAAGGTGTTGCTGAACGTAAAGACATTGGCAAACTTAGTGCCTTTGAGCAAAATGCATTAGAAAGCATGCTAGACGTGCTGCACAAAGATATCGAACTAGGCGTAGATTTCGTCAACAAATAACAATTGTTGATTGAAAACAGCGGGGGGTTATTTTCCCTTGACTGTTTCGTCTAAGAAGCCGCTGGTGGCAAGCACCGGCGGCTTTTTTATGTCAGTAAGTTATGACTGTGCTGAACGAATACGCGTTTTCCTATCCAGTAAGGCCCCTGTTCTAGCGTCAAAATAGCGGGAAGGCCAGATTTCCGAGGGATGAATCTCCAGACATTCCGCAATTAGCCACTCACCTTTCGGCCAGGGACGAGTCAGGGCATTGGCTAGCGTTGATGAGCTAAGACCGGCATTTCGAGACAACGCCGCCAGGGTTGTTCCTTTCTTCCGCAGTGCCGCAATAACGTCGGCAGGGTGCCAATCAGATTTCCTTAAAATCATCTTTAATCCTTTTTTTTACTAAGCTGCTGGCATGTTAGTGGTATAACTAACCGTGTATCGTTAATCATATTACGAACGAAAAGTAATCATTTAGAAACAGGATAACATCAAATTTCCAAATGATTTTCAAATATTTTCTAAAAATTCCTTTTTTGCGTGTTACCGCATAGTAGAGAAGAAAGGCTATGAAAAAAGAGTGGTTTGCTGCCAAGGAACTGACAGGTATCGCGGGGTTGCCCTCGTCTCCACAAGGAATCAACCTCATGGCAAAACGTGAGGGTTGGAAACAACGGCGTCGCCGGGGAGTTCAGGGTAAAGCGGTTGAATATCATATAGATAGTTTGCCGGTAAGCGTGCTTAGTCTGCTACGACTCAAAGAGGACCCGGTAGATTATGTCGTCACGCGACAGGAACCGATAGCGGTATGGGTAGAGGCCTACTATCAGTTAACCGAAGCGGAGCGCGACAAAATCATCAGTTTTATTTTGCGTGAAGGGATTGGTTCGTTAATGACGCGTTTAGCCATTACCTGATTAATGCTGAGCGGGGCATCTATTTTATTGCGCTGTTCGGATGCCCGAATTGTTGAGTAAATCCGAGAGTAGATCATCCATGAAGAAACAGTGGTTTTCAGCCAGGGAATTAACAGGCATCGCAGGATTACCCTCCTCGCCACAAGGAATCAACCAGATGGCCAGACGCGAAGGCTGGGAACTACGCCGCCGACGTGGAGTTCAAGGTAAAGCTATTGAATATCATGTTGATAGCTTGCCTGGGCAAGTGCTGGATATGATAAGGATGAGGGAGGAACCTGCGGAATATATCGTTGCCAGACAGGACCCTTTGCAGGTTTGGATTGAAGCTTATTACCAGTTGACGGAGGAAGAACGCGATCAAATTATTGCGTTTATTTTCCGTGAGGGCGTCGCAACATTAATGGCGCGTTTGGTTAATCGTTAGCGATAAATCAGGAAAACAACCCAGTCGTTATTTAACTTCCGGGTTGTTTCTTTAAGTTTCTCAAAAATCTCGCTGTACGGCTATATGCGCTAAACCTTCCAGCGCTAATCGATGCGGAGTTTCTGGCAATATCTGCAATGCGGCAATTGCCTTGTCAGCCTCTTCTTCCGCACGCTGACGCGTATAATCCAGAGAGCCACATTGGCGCATGGTTTCCAGAACGGGTTCCAGCAAATGGCGACCATTTCCTTCTTCAATCGCTTTGCGGATCAGGGCAGACTGCTCGGGATTCCCGTTATTCATGGCATGCAGCAGCGGCAAAGTCGGTTTACCTTCATTTAGGTCGTCACCGGTATTTTTACCGAGAGTGGAGCCATCGGAGCTGTAATCTAACAAATCGTCGATAAGCTGGAATGCAGTGCCAAGATAGCGGCCATAATCCTGCAGGGCAATTTCCTGCTCTGGGGTTGCGTCGGCAAGAATGGCGGAAGATTGAGAGGCTGCTTCAAACAGGCGGGCCGTTTTACTGTAAATCACCCGCATATAGCTTTCTTCGGTAATATCTGGGTTATTACAATTCATTAATTGCAGAACTTCACCCTCAGCAATCACGTTGGTGGCCTCTGACATCAATTGCAGCACGCGTAGAGAACCCAGACTGGTCATCATCTGGAAAGAGCGGGTGTAAATGAAATCACCAACCAGCACGCTGGCGGCGTTACCAAAGGCGGCATTAGCCGTCGCTTTACCGCGACGCATATCGGATTCATCAACAACGTCATCGTGTAATAATGTTGCAGTATGAATAAATTCAATTAATGCGGCGATAGTGACATGTTTATCGCCCTGATAACCCAGCGCTCGGGCAACCAGCACCGCAATCATGGGGCGAATACGTTTCCCGCCACCGCTGATAATGTAGTAACCCAATTGATTGATGAGCGTTACATCGGAGTTCAACTGGTCGAGAATTGTTGCGTTCACGGCCGCCATATCCTGCGCGGTTAACTCGATAATCTTTTCTAGGTTCATTGTTTTATTCAGCTGTTTTTCTCTTTAACTACGATGACATCGCCGCTAACATTATTACATGACGTTCCCTGAGACCATGATTGTACTTGAAAAACGCGTTAAATAAATGACATGTAAGAAACTGCGCTTTTTTTCTTCGTTTGCAGCTATTCTGCGCTTGTCATCCGATCCGTTTTTGCGTAGAATTCGCGCCCTAATATGAATATTTATAGTGCGCTCTGGACTACTTAAGTAGGGTGCACGGAAAGCGGAGTTTTATATGTACGCGGTTTTCCAAAGTGGTGGTAAACAACACCGAGTAAGCGAAGGTCAAACCGTTCGCTTGGAAAAGCTGGACATCGCAACTGGTGAAACAATTGAGTTTGACCAAGTTCTGATGATCGCTAACGGTGAAGAAATCAATATCGGCGCTCCTTTAGTCAATGGCGGTCTGGTCAAAGCTGAAGTAGTTGCTCACGGTCGTGGCGACAAAATTAAGATTGTTAAATTCCGTCGTCGTAAGCACTACCGTAAGCAGCAAGGTCACCGTCAGTGGTTCACTGATGTTAAAATCACCGGTATCAGCGCTTAAGTTTTAGGAGAGCGGACAAATGGCACATAAAAAGGCTGGTGGCTCGACTCGTAACGGTCGTGACTCCGAAAGTAAACGT carries:
- the yhcN gene encoding peroxide/acid stress response protein YhcN, whose amino-acid sequence is MKIKNTIAALGLFSVIAFGASAAESVNNAQTNSLTDMGTISVSGITGAPSDITQALADKADSKGATAYKIIEMRQENGWHATAKIYK
- a CDS encoding DNA-binding protein yields the protein MKKQWFSARELTGIAGLPSSPQGINQMARREGWELRRRRGVQGKAIEYHVDSLPGQVLDMIRMREEPAEYIVARQDPLQVWIEAYYQLTEEERDQIIAFIFREGVATLMARLVNR
- the mpl gene encoding UDP-N-acetylmuramate:L-alanyl-gamma-D-glutamyl-meso-diaminopimelate ligase, which gives rise to MRIHILGICGTFMGGLAMLARSLGHEVTGADANVYPPMSTLLENQGISLIQGYDPAQLDPAPDLVIIGNAMTRGNPCVEAVLERGIPYVSGPQWLHDQVLPERWVIAVAGTHGKTTTAGMVTWILEACGYEPGFVIGGVPGNFDVSARLGNSPFFVIEADEYDCAFFDKRSKFVHYSPRTLIMNNLEFDHADIFDDLKAIQKQFHHLVRLVPGKGKIILPDNDNHLKQVMAMGCWSEQEFVGETGSWSAKKVTVDASAYQVFLDNELVGEVNWSLVGEHNMHNGLMAIAAARHVGVQPADACRALGDFINARRRLELRGEANGVTVYDDFAHHPTAILATLAALRGKVGGTARILAVLEPRSNTMKMGLCKNELAPSLGRADEVFLFQPQHIPWQVVEVAEACIQPASWSADIDTLVEMIAKTAQPGDHILVMSNGGFGGIHSKLLEALEKKAHQQLLN
- the fbp gene encoding class 1 fructose-bisphosphatase; its protein translation is MKTLGEFIVEKQQDFSHATGELTALLSAIKLGAKIIHRDINKAGLVDILGTSGAENVQGEVQMKLDLYANEKLKAALKARGEVAGIASEEEDDIVIFEGERAENAKYVVLMDPLDGSSNIDVNVSVGTIFSIYRRITPIGEPVTEKDFLQPGSAQVAAGYVVYGSSTMLVYTTGYGVHGFTYDPSLGVFCLSHEKVRYPATGCMYSINEGNYIKFPQGVKKYIKYCQEQDDATQRPYTSRYIGSLVADFHRNLLKGGIYIYPSTASHPQGKLRLLYECNPMAFLAEQAGGKATDGVNRILDIVPEKLHQRAPFFVGTKSMVEDAERFIAQFPD
- a CDS encoding methyl-accepting chemotaxis protein, which encodes MLKKITVKTGLIAQLSLMSLILLVVSVIGINSIHESSNSLRIINQIQGEELGALSNSFNATLSARAAAALAVRQMEIGLIDESQKTANKIEADLAQSQQEMKRFIAAVTARGEGEDLANNIQKSYKFYLEQGVFPMLEAIKAGKADDYYEALENRISSISGAFDGDVQQFRSYALNAGQQQIEQANSAAHIKVAIIVASGLITLFSAIVAWFALQIIILRPLEQSIHQLEFIAAGDLTHSINGEGKTELARLAMALQAMQQSLVASVSHVRDVGGQIGIGSRELAAGNIHLAQRTEESAASLEQTAASMEQLTSTVKMNAENSDQANRLAVSVSEIANQGSSVVNHVMDKMQAITTSSRRISDIISVMDSIAFQTNILALNAAVEAARAGEQGRGFAVVAGEVRNLAQRSAQSAKEIKGLIVESQSRVREGADMAESAGKTMNDIAREVSRVTALMKEISAASHEQSSGIEQVNLAITQMDQVAQQNAALVEQAAAATRSLEEQADALAASMAVFKLQPDEETVAA
- the ppa gene encoding inorganic diphosphatase — its product is MSLNLVPAGKDLPEDIYVVIEIPANADPIKYEIDKETGSLFVDRFMSTAMFYPCNYGYINNTLSLDGDPVDVLVPTPYPLQPGSVVRCRPVGVLKMTDEAGEDAKLVAVPHSKLTKEYDHVKDVQDLPELLKAQIKHFFEHYKDLETGKWVKVDGWEDAAAAKAEIVASFERAAKK
- a CDS encoding gamma-glutamylcyclotransferase family protein, whose product is MRIIVYGSLRRKQGNSHWMTDAQLLGEYDLDGYEMYNLGHYPAVIPGEGQVHCEVYRINSAIMTELDELKSNTKDYKRELIQTPFGSAWIYLYRLSVAGLPRIRSGDWLKRHEEHEEK
- the argR gene encoding transcriptional regulator ArgR; its protein translation is MRNPAKQEDLIKAFKALLKEEKFSSQGEIVLALQEEGFENINQSKVSRMLTKFGAVRTRNAKMEMVYCLPAELGVPTTSSPLKNLVLDVDYNDSVVVIHTSPGAAQLIARLLDSLGKAEGILGSIAGDDTIFTTPAKGFSVKQLHDAILGLFDQEL
- a CDS encoding DNA-binding protein, giving the protein MKKEWFAAKELTGIAGLPSSPQGINLMAKREGWKQRRRRGVQGKAVEYHIDSLPVSVLSLLRLKEDPVDYVVTRQEPIAVWVEAYYQLTEAERDKIISFILREGIGSLMTRLAIT
- the yhcN gene encoding peroxide/acid stress response protein YhcN; protein product: MNIKTTVAALSVLSALSFGVFAADSINASQAANLQSVGTITVSGVNGTPSDIRQALSDKADAQGAKAYQVIEAREDGNFHATAKIYQ
- the mdh gene encoding malate dehydrogenase, which gives rise to MKVAVLGAAGGIGQALALLLKTQLPSGSDLSLYDIAPVTPGVAVDLSHIPTAVNIKGFSGEDATPALQGADVVLISAGVARKPGMDRSDLFNVNAGIVRNLVEQIARTCPKALIGIITNPVNTTVAIAAEVLKKAGVYDKNKLFGITTLDTIRSNTFVAELKGKQPQDIEVPVIGGHSGVTILPLLSQIPSVSFTEQEVADLTKRIQNAGTEVVEAKAGGGSATLSMGQAAARFGLSLVRALQGESGIVECAYVEGDGKYARFFAQPILLGKQGVAERKDIGKLSAFEQNALESMLDVLHKDIELGVDFVNK
- a CDS encoding helix-turn-helix domain-containing protein is translated as MILRKSDWHPADVIAALRKKGTTLAALSRNAGLSSSTLANALTRPWPKGEWLIAECLEIHPSEIWPSRYFDARTGALLDRKTRIRSAQS